One stretch of Streptomyces sp. A2-16 DNA includes these proteins:
- a CDS encoding beta-eliminating lyase-related protein produces MSDTAEQSAGQAADEGRPEQVTAADVPEQLTEEERLLRRRARRISAYHKAERTLARLGLLAPLRERLALLDGADALHDLDEPADLYGNGVVAALEEKVAGLLGKEAAAFFPTGTMAQQVALRCWAGRTGNPTVALHALAHPEVHERNAFREVSGLRPVRVTSEPRQPTADEIRGFEEPFGALMLELPLRDAGYVLPTWQELTEVVAAARERDAVVHFDGARLWETTVHFDRPLHEIADLADSVYVSFYKSLDAFGGAALAGPRAFVEEAKTWRHRYGGAVFQQFPTVLSALAGLERELPRLPEYVTHARVVAAALREGFAEAGLPWAQVAPEVPYTCDFQVWLPYGVDELSEAAIRQSEETRTALFINPWDEKGPGLSMTEVYVRAAALQWTAADAKAAAVDFVARLREVTG; encoded by the coding sequence ATGAGTGACACAGCGGAGCAGAGCGCCGGACAGGCGGCGGACGAGGGACGACCCGAGCAGGTCACAGCGGCCGACGTGCCGGAGCAGCTCACGGAGGAGGAACGGCTTCTGCGCCGCCGCGCACGGCGCATCAGCGCCTATCACAAGGCAGAGCGCACGCTGGCGCGCCTTGGGTTGCTCGCACCCCTGCGCGAGCGCCTGGCTCTGCTCGACGGGGCGGACGCGCTCCACGACCTGGACGAGCCGGCCGACCTCTACGGCAACGGCGTCGTCGCGGCCCTGGAGGAGAAGGTCGCGGGTCTCCTCGGCAAGGAGGCCGCCGCCTTCTTCCCGACCGGCACGATGGCCCAGCAGGTGGCGCTGCGCTGCTGGGCGGGCCGCACCGGCAACCCCACCGTCGCCCTGCACGCCCTGGCCCACCCCGAGGTGCACGAGCGCAACGCGTTCCGGGAGGTCTCCGGTCTGCGCCCGGTCCGGGTGACGAGCGAACCGCGCCAGCCCACGGCCGACGAGATACGCGGCTTCGAGGAGCCCTTCGGGGCACTGATGCTGGAGCTGCCCCTCAGGGACGCCGGTTACGTGCTGCCCACCTGGCAGGAGCTCACCGAGGTCGTGGCGGCGGCGCGCGAGCGGGACGCGGTGGTGCACTTCGACGGGGCACGCCTGTGGGAGACCACCGTCCACTTCGACCGCCCCCTTCACGAGATCGCGGACCTCGCCGACAGCGTCTACGTGTCGTTCTACAAGTCCCTCGACGCCTTCGGCGGGGCCGCCCTGGCCGGACCGAGAGCGTTCGTGGAGGAGGCGAAGACCTGGCGGCACCGGTACGGCGGCGCGGTCTTCCAGCAGTTCCCGACCGTCCTGTCGGCCCTCGCGGGACTGGAGCGGGAACTGCCCAGGCTGCCCGAGTACGTGACCCACGCGCGCGTGGTGGCCGCCGCGCTGCGCGAGGGGTTCGCGGAGGCCGGGCTGCCGTGGGCCCAGGTCGCCCCCGAGGTGCCGTACACCTGCGACTTCCAGGTCTGGCTGCCGTACGGCGTCGACGAGCTCTCCGAGGCCGCCATCCGGCAGTCGGAGGAAACGAGGACGGCCCTCTTCATCAACCCCTGGGACGAGAAGGGGCCGGGCCTGTCCATGACCGAGGTCTACGTCCGGGCCGCCGCCCTACAGTGGACGGCGGCGGACGCGAAGGCGGCGGCCGTCGACTTCGTCGCCCGGCTGCGGGAGGTCACGGGCTGA
- a CDS encoding DUF2520 domain-containing protein, which translates to MSTAQQPDSKDRPARLTVGVVGAGRVGPALAASLQLAGHRPVAVSGVSDASRRRAELMLPGVPLVAPADVLQRADLVLLTVPDDTLPGLVEGLAETGAVRPGQLLVHTSGRYGARVLDPALRAGALPLALHPAMTFTGTPVDVQRLAGCSFGVTAPEELRLAAEALVIEMGGEPEWIDEEMRPLYHAALALGANHLVTLVAQAMELLRSAGVEAPDRMLGPLLGAALDNALRSGDAALTGPVARGDAGTVAAHVTELRKHAPQTVSGYLAMARATADRALAHGLLKPELAEDLLGVLATGTDGAEGDAR; encoded by the coding sequence GTGAGTACAGCCCAACAGCCAGACAGCAAGGACCGCCCCGCGCGGCTCACCGTCGGTGTCGTCGGCGCCGGCCGCGTGGGCCCCGCGCTCGCCGCGTCCCTCCAACTCGCCGGGCACCGCCCGGTGGCCGTCTCCGGGGTCTCCGACGCCTCCCGGCGGCGTGCCGAGCTGATGCTCCCGGGCGTCCCGCTCGTCGCTCCCGCGGACGTCCTCCAGCGGGCCGACCTGGTGCTGCTGACCGTCCCCGACGACACCCTGCCCGGGCTCGTCGAGGGCCTCGCCGAGACCGGGGCCGTGCGGCCGGGACAACTGCTCGTGCACACCTCCGGGCGGTACGGCGCCAGGGTGCTGGACCCCGCCCTGCGCGCGGGCGCGCTGCCGCTGGCCCTGCACCCGGCGATGACCTTCACCGGCACCCCCGTGGACGTCCAGCGCCTCGCGGGCTGCTCCTTCGGCGTCACCGCGCCCGAGGAGCTGCGGCTGGCCGCCGAGGCCCTCGTCATCGAGATGGGCGGCGAGCCCGAGTGGATCGACGAGGAGATGCGGCCGCTGTACCACGCGGCCCTCGCCCTCGGCGCCAACCACCTGGTCACGCTCGTCGCCCAGGCCATGGAACTGCTGCGCTCGGCGGGCGTCGAGGCCCCCGACCGGATGCTCGGCCCGCTGCTCGGCGCCGCCCTCGACAACGCCCTGCGCTCCGGCGACGCGGCCCTCACCGGACCTGTCGCGCGCGGAGACGCCGGCACCGTCGCCGCGCACGTCACGGAACTGCGCAAGCACGCCCCGCAGACCGTCTCCGGCTATCTGGCGATGGCCCGCGCGACCGCCGACCGGGCGCTGGCACACGGACTGCTGAAGCCGGAGCTCGCCGAGGACCTCCTCGGGGTACTCGCCACCGGAACCGACGGCGCCGAGGGAGACGCCCGATGA
- the panC gene encoding pantoate--beta-alanine ligase — protein sequence MSTALLRTADELHARPRVGRRAVVMTMGALHEGHATLIRTAREIAGPDGEVVVTVFVNPLQFGAGEDLDRYPRTLDADLKIAEESGADAVFAPSVDEVYPGGEPQVRISAGPMGERLEGASRPGHFDGMLTVVAKLLHLTRPDIALYGQKDAQQLALIRRMVRDLNFGVEIVGVPTVREEDGLAMSSRNRYLKPRERRTALALSRALFAGRDRHAAQEALRARAREVPATHARAEALSALGESRAAADAHAVAKALPGAPSAVRAAARLVLDDAARQDPPLALDYLALVDPSDFGEIDDDFTGEAVLAVAARVGTTRLIDNIPLTFGKTFGAAS from the coding sequence ATGAGCACTGCCCTGCTGCGCACCGCCGACGAACTGCACGCACGCCCGCGCGTGGGCCGCCGGGCCGTCGTGATGACCATGGGCGCCCTGCACGAGGGCCACGCCACCCTGATCCGCACCGCGCGCGAGATCGCCGGACCGGACGGCGAGGTCGTCGTCACCGTCTTCGTGAACCCCCTCCAGTTCGGGGCGGGCGAAGACCTCGACCGCTATCCGCGCACCCTGGACGCCGACCTCAAGATCGCCGAGGAATCCGGCGCGGACGCCGTCTTCGCGCCCTCCGTCGACGAGGTCTACCCGGGCGGCGAACCCCAGGTGCGCATCAGCGCCGGCCCGATGGGAGAGCGCCTGGAGGGCGCCTCGCGCCCCGGCCACTTCGACGGCATGCTCACCGTCGTCGCCAAGCTGCTCCACCTCACCCGCCCCGACATCGCCCTCTACGGCCAGAAGGACGCCCAGCAGCTCGCCCTGATCCGCCGGATGGTGCGCGACCTGAACTTCGGCGTCGAGATCGTCGGCGTGCCCACCGTGCGCGAGGAGGACGGCCTGGCCATGTCCAGCCGCAACCGCTACCTCAAGCCCCGGGAACGGCGCACGGCACTCGCGCTCTCCCGCGCCCTGTTCGCGGGCCGTGACCGGCACGCGGCACAGGAGGCGCTGCGTGCGCGGGCCCGCGAAGTGCCCGCCACACACGCGCGTGCCGAGGCCCTGAGCGCCCTCGGCGAGTCCCGCGCGGCCGCCGACGCGCACGCCGTCGCCAAAGCCCTGCCGGGCGCCCCCTCGGCCGTCCGCGCGGCCGCCCGCCTGGTCCTGGACGACGCCGCGCGCCAGGACCCGCCGCTCGCCCTGGACTACCTCGCACTCGTCGACCCGTCCGACTTCGGCGAGATCGACGACGACTTCACCGGCGAGGCCGTCCTCGCCGTCGCCGCCCGGGTGGGGACGACCCGGCTGATCGACAACATCCCCCTCACCTTCGGCAAAACCTTCGGAGCCGCCTCGTGA
- a CDS encoding L-aspartate oxidase — protein sequence MTSTGIRLHAPAPGWSIDADVVVVGSGVAGLTAALRCEAEGLRTVVVTKARLDDGSTRWAQGGIAAALGEGDTPEQHLDDTLVAGAGLCDEEAVRILVTEGPDAVRRLIATGAHFDESEQGDLELTREGGHHRRRIAHAGGDATGAEISRALVEAARARGVRTIENALVLDLLTDAEGRTAGVTLHVMGEGQHDGVGAVHAPAVVLATGGMGQVFSATTNPSVSTGDGVALALRAGAEVSDLEFVQFHPTVLFLGPDAEGQQPLVSEAVRGEGAHLVDAGGVRFMVGQHELAELAPRDIVAKGIMRRMQEQDAEHMYLDARHFGADMWRHRFPTILAACRAHGIDPVTEPIPIAPAAHYASGGVRTDSRGRTTVPGLYACGEVACTGVHGANRLASNSLLEGLVYAERIVADIAASRAGLHARVPAPVERPERPAHPLLAPEARFAIQRIMTQGAGVLRSAESLSKAAGQLQQLHTDARDALAENGKTAEPGVDTWEATNLLCVARVLVAAALQREETRGCHWREDRPERDDTAWRRHIVVRLNPDRTLAVHTTDTADFPPTRQHPQEQ from the coding sequence GTGACCAGCACAGGCATACGACTGCACGCGCCCGCCCCCGGGTGGTCCATCGACGCGGACGTCGTGGTCGTCGGCTCCGGCGTCGCCGGACTGACCGCGGCCCTGCGCTGCGAGGCCGAGGGCCTGCGGACCGTCGTCGTCACCAAGGCCCGCCTCGACGACGGCTCCACCCGCTGGGCGCAGGGCGGCATCGCCGCGGCCCTCGGCGAGGGCGACACCCCCGAGCAGCACCTGGACGACACCCTGGTCGCGGGCGCGGGCCTGTGCGACGAGGAGGCCGTACGGATCCTCGTCACCGAGGGACCCGACGCCGTACGCCGCCTGATCGCGACCGGCGCCCACTTCGACGAGTCCGAACAGGGCGACCTGGAGCTCACCCGCGAGGGCGGCCACCACCGCCGCCGGATCGCGCACGCGGGCGGCGACGCGACCGGCGCCGAGATCTCCCGCGCGCTCGTCGAGGCGGCCCGCGCGCGGGGTGTGCGCACGATCGAGAACGCGCTCGTACTGGACCTCCTGACGGATGCCGAGGGCCGCACGGCCGGGGTGACCCTGCACGTCATGGGCGAGGGGCAGCACGACGGCGTGGGCGCCGTGCACGCCCCCGCTGTCGTCCTCGCCACCGGCGGCATGGGCCAGGTGTTCTCCGCGACCACCAACCCGTCCGTGTCGACGGGCGACGGCGTGGCGCTCGCCCTGCGCGCGGGCGCCGAGGTCAGCGACCTGGAGTTCGTGCAGTTCCACCCCACCGTGCTGTTCCTCGGCCCGGACGCGGAGGGCCAGCAGCCGCTCGTCTCCGAGGCCGTGCGCGGCGAGGGCGCCCACCTGGTCGACGCCGGCGGGGTGCGCTTCATGGTCGGGCAGCACGAACTGGCCGAGCTCGCGCCCCGGGACATCGTCGCCAAGGGCATCATGCGCCGCATGCAGGAGCAGGACGCCGAGCACATGTACCTCGACGCCCGGCACTTCGGCGCCGACATGTGGCGGCACCGCTTCCCGACGATCCTCGCCGCCTGCCGCGCCCACGGCATCGACCCCGTCACCGAGCCCATCCCGATCGCGCCCGCCGCCCACTACGCCTCCGGCGGGGTGCGCACCGACTCCCGGGGCCGTACCACCGTCCCGGGCCTGTACGCGTGCGGCGAGGTCGCCTGCACCGGTGTGCACGGCGCGAACCGGCTCGCCTCCAACTCCCTCCTGGAGGGCCTGGTCTACGCCGAGCGGATCGTCGCCGACATCGCGGCGAGCCGCGCCGGTCTCCACGCGCGCGTGCCCGCCCCCGTCGAGCGCCCCGAGCGGCCCGCCCACCCGCTGCTCGCCCCCGAGGCCCGGTTCGCGATCCAGCGGATCATGACCCAGGGCGCGGGCGTGCTGCGCTCGGCCGAGTCCCTGTCCAAGGCCGCCGGCCAGCTGCAGCAGCTGCACACCGACGCCCGCGACGCCCTCGCCGAGAACGGCAAGACGGCCGAGCCCGGCGTCGACACCTGGGAGGCCACCAACCTCCTGTGCGTGGCCCGTGTCCTGGTCGCCGCCGCCCTGCAGCGCGAGGAGACCCGGGGCTGCCACTGGCGCGAGGACCGGCCCGAGCGCGACGACACGGCATGGCGCCGCCACATCGTCGTACGACTCAATCCGGACCGGACCCTCGCCGTGCACACCACCGATACCGCAGACTTCCCCCCGACCCGGCAGCACCCTCAGGAGCAGTGA
- the nadC gene encoding carboxylating nicotinate-nucleotide diphosphorylase has translation MSTDDLPLASSGGCGDGCACGAASDGLDEEYLECGLDPALAQLLADAGLDPVEVEDIANVAIQEDLDHGVDVTTVATIPEDAVATADFVAREAGVVAGLRVAEAVVSVVCTDEFEVERHVEDGDRVEAGQRLLSVTTRTRDLLTAERSALNLLCRLSGIATATRAWADALEGTKARVRDTRKTTPGLRSLEKFAVRCGGGVNHRMSLSDAALVKDNHVVAAGGVAQAFKAVREAFPDVPIEVEVDTLHQLREVVDAGADLILLDNFTPGECEEAVALVHGRAALEASGRLTLANARAYADTGVDYLAVGALTHSSPILDIGLDLREAE, from the coding sequence GTGAGCACCGACGACCTTCCCCTCGCCTCGTCCGGCGGCTGCGGCGACGGCTGCGCCTGTGGCGCCGCCTCCGACGGCCTCGACGAGGAGTACCTGGAGTGCGGACTCGACCCCGCGCTCGCGCAGCTCCTGGCCGACGCCGGGCTCGACCCCGTGGAGGTCGAGGACATCGCCAATGTCGCCATCCAGGAGGACCTCGACCACGGCGTGGACGTCACGACCGTCGCGACCATCCCCGAGGACGCCGTCGCCACCGCCGACTTCGTCGCGCGCGAGGCGGGCGTCGTGGCGGGCCTCAGAGTCGCCGAGGCGGTCGTCTCGGTGGTCTGCACGGACGAGTTCGAGGTCGAGCGGCACGTCGAGGACGGCGACCGGGTGGAGGCCGGGCAACGGCTCCTGTCGGTCACCACGCGCACGCGTGACCTGCTCACCGCTGAGCGCAGCGCGCTGAACCTGCTGTGCCGGCTCTCCGGGATCGCGACCGCCACGCGCGCGTGGGCGGACGCGCTGGAGGGCACCAAGGCGCGCGTGCGCGACACCCGGAAGACGACCCCCGGGCTCAGGTCGCTGGAGAAGTTCGCGGTGCGCTGCGGCGGCGGCGTGAACCACCGGATGTCGCTGTCGGACGCGGCACTGGTCAAGGACAACCACGTGGTCGCCGCCGGTGGCGTGGCGCAGGCATTCAAGGCCGTCCGGGAAGCCTTCCCGGACGTGCCGATCGAGGTCGAGGTCGACACCCTGCACCAGCTGCGGGAGGTCGTCGACGCGGGCGCCGACCTGATCCTGCTGGACAACTTCACCCCCGGTGAGTGCGAGGAGGCGGTGGCGCTCGTGCACGGGCGGGCCGCGCTGGAGGCCTCCGGACGGCTGACGCTGGCCAACGCGCGCGCGTACGCCGACACCGGCGTCGACTACCTCGCCGTCGGCGCGCTCACCCACTCCTCGCCGATCCTCGACATCGGCCTCGACCTGCGCGAGGCGGAGTAG
- a CDS encoding type III pantothenate kinase, whose amino-acid sequence MLLTIDVGNTHTVLGLFDGEDIVEHWRISTDARRTADELAVLLQGLMGMHPLLGDELGDGIDGIAICATVPSVLHELREVTRRYYGDVPAVLVEPGVKTGVPILTDNPKEVGADRIINAVAAVELFGGPAIVVDFGTATTFDAVSARGEYVGGVIAPGIEISVEALGVKGAQLRKIEVARPRSVIGKNTVEAMQSGIVYGFAGQVDGVVSRMARELADDPEEVTVIATGGLAPMVLGESSVIDEHEPWLTLVGLRLVYERNVSRM is encoded by the coding sequence ATGCTCCTCACCATCGACGTAGGCAACACGCACACCGTCCTCGGACTGTTCGACGGCGAGGACATCGTCGAGCACTGGCGGATCTCCACGGACGCGCGCCGCACCGCGGACGAGCTGGCGGTGCTGCTCCAGGGACTGATGGGCATGCATCCGCTCCTCGGGGACGAACTGGGCGACGGCATCGACGGGATCGCGATCTGCGCGACCGTGCCGTCCGTGCTGCACGAGCTGCGCGAGGTGACGCGGCGCTACTACGGCGACGTGCCGGCCGTGCTGGTCGAGCCCGGGGTGAAGACGGGGGTGCCGATCCTCACCGACAACCCCAAGGAGGTCGGGGCCGACCGGATCATCAACGCGGTGGCGGCCGTCGAGCTCTTCGGCGGCCCGGCGATCGTCGTGGACTTCGGAACGGCGACGACGTTCGACGCGGTGTCCGCGCGCGGGGAGTACGTCGGCGGGGTGATCGCGCCCGGTATCGAGATCTCCGTGGAGGCGCTCGGTGTCAAGGGGGCGCAGCTGCGGAAGATCGAGGTGGCCCGGCCGCGGAGCGTGATCGGGAAGAACACGGTCGAGGCGATGCAGTCCGGGATCGTGTACGGGTTCGCCGGCCAGGTCGACGGCGTGGTGAGCCGCATGGCCCGGGAGCTCGCGGACGACCCCGAAGAGGTGACCGTGATCGCCACGGGCGGGCTCGCGCCGATGGTGCTGGGGGAGTCCTCGGTGATCGACGAGCACGAGCCCTGGCTGACGCTGGTGGGGCTGCGGCTGGTGTACGAGCGGAACGTGTCGCGGATGTGA
- a CDS encoding BlaI/MecI/CopY family transcriptional regulator: MGELEDAVMTRVWKWNRPVTVREVLEDLQQERSIAYTTVMTVLDNLHQKGWVRREAEGRAYRYEAVSTRAAYAAALMNDAWSQSDNPAAALVAFFGMMSEEQRQALEDAVRMVQGPSVENPDSASRDGGR, translated from the coding sequence TTGGGAGAACTCGAAGACGCGGTCATGACGCGGGTGTGGAAGTGGAACCGCCCGGTCACCGTTCGAGAAGTCCTGGAAGACCTTCAGCAGGAACGGTCCATCGCCTACACCACGGTGATGACCGTTTTGGACAATCTCCATCAGAAGGGCTGGGTGCGCCGTGAGGCGGAAGGCCGGGCCTATCGATATGAGGCGGTCTCCACACGGGCCGCCTACGCCGCCGCACTGATGAACGACGCCTGGTCCCAGAGTGACAACCCGGCCGCCGCTCTCGTCGCCTTCTTCGGGATGATGAGCGAGGAACAGCGACAGGCACTCGAGGACGCCGTGCGCATGGTCCAGGGGCCGTCCGTGGAGAACCCCGACTCGGCATCGCGGGACGGCGGGCGATAG
- a CDS encoding amino-acid N-acetyltransferase, with protein MSAKSPSAENPEVTAKAITVRRARTSDVAGIRRLLDSYVRDRILLDKATVTLYEDIQEFWVAERDDNAELVGFGALHVMWEDLAEVRTLAVKPGLKGAGVGHQLLEKLLQTARWLGVRRVFCLTFEVDFFGKHGFVEIGETPVDTDVYTELLRSYDEGVAEFLGLERVKPNTLGNSRMLLHL; from the coding sequence ATGTCCGCGAAGAGCCCCTCCGCCGAGAACCCCGAAGTCACCGCAAAAGCCATCACGGTCCGGCGGGCCCGTACCAGCGATGTCGCCGGCATCCGTCGGCTCCTTGACTCCTACGTCCGCGACCGCATCCTGCTCGACAAAGCGACGGTGACGCTTTACGAGGACATCCAGGAGTTCTGGGTCGCCGAGCGCGACGACAACGCCGAGCTGGTCGGCTTCGGCGCCCTGCATGTCATGTGGGAAGACCTCGCGGAAGTGCGCACTCTTGCCGTGAAGCCCGGACTGAAGGGCGCCGGTGTCGGGCATCAGTTGCTGGAGAAGTTGTTGCAGACGGCCCGCTGGCTCGGCGTTCGTCGCGTTTTCTGTCTCACCTTCGAAGTGGACTTCTTCGGCAAGCACGGCTTCGTCGAGATCGGTGAGACACCGGTTGACACCGATGTCTACACGGAGCTGCTGCGTTCCTATGACGAAGGCGTGGCGGAGTTCCTCGGTCTCGAACGAGTGAAACCGAACACCTTGGGCAACAGCCGGATGCTTCTGCATCTGTGA
- a CDS encoding Lsr2 family protein yields MAQKVQVLLVDDIDGGEADETVTFALDGKTYEIDLTTANADKLRGLLDPYVKGGRRTGGRASGGRGKARAASGGSQDTAQIRAWAKENGYEVNDRGRVPASIREAYEKANA; encoded by the coding sequence GTGGCACAGAAGGTTCAGGTCCTTCTTGTCGACGACATCGACGGCGGCGAGGCGGACGAGACCGTCACGTTCGCGTTGGACGGCAAGACGTACGAGATCGATCTCACGACCGCCAATGCGGACAAGCTCCGTGGCCTTCTCGACCCCTACGTGAAGGGCGGTCGTCGTACTGGAGGCCGTGCTTCGGGCGGGCGCGGAAAGGCGCGGGCCGCTTCCGGTGGCAGCCAGGACACCGCTCAGATCCGTGCCTGGGCCAAGGAGAACGGTTACGAGGTCAATGACCGCGGCCGCGTTCCGGCGAGCATTCGCGAGGCTTACGAGAAGGCCAACGCCTGA